The following proteins are co-located in the Carassius carassius chromosome 39, fCarCar2.1, whole genome shotgun sequence genome:
- the LOC132121125 gene encoding steroidogenic acute regulatory protein, mitochondrial-like isoform X2: MLRAVLKLCCGITYPHLRSMTGLQRAALAAFGQEIAHVQSRGRMALPAWSSLRWTEKTEPAEQKSAALADEDVFYQRQGEAALNEALKIVESEDGWKLEMAENGDVIYSKALTGNRKVFRLEAELNASPEELHDILFFRVEEMHEWNPSIRRIKVLKHVSRDTMVTHEVSAETAGNLIGQRDFLSVRHLSRSESRVYLGGAATRLESLPPQHGFVRAEDGPTCIILHPLQDRPDRSRFIWLLNMDVKGWLPQSLVNKALPRAQADFTKHLRRRLATQHPENKR; encoded by the exons ATGCTGCGGGCCGTCCTGAAGCTCTGCTGTGGAATCACATACCCACATCTACGGAGCATGACAG GTCTGCAGCGAGCAGCTCTGGCAGCGTTCGGCCAAGAGATCGCACACGTACAGAGCCGAGGACGAATGGCCCTTCCAGCATGGAGCTCTTTAAGATGGACTGAAA AGACGGAGCCGGCGGAGCAGAAGTCGGCTGCATTGGCCGATGAGGATGTGTTTTATCAGAGACAAGGAGAAGCAGCGCTGAATGAAGCTCTGAAGATCGTGGAGTCGGAGGACGGATGGAAACTGGAGATGGCTGAG AATGGAGATGTGATCTATAGCAAGGCTCTGACGGGCAACAGGAAGGTTTTCAGATTAGAGGCTGAACTGAACGCATCTCCAGAGGAACTTCACGACATCTTATTCTTCAGAGTCGAGGAGATGCACGAATGGAACCCCAGCATCAGACGCATTAAA GTTCTGAAACACGTGAGCAGGGACACCATGGTAACCCACGAGGTGTCGGCGGAGACGGCGGGAAACCTGATTGGCCAGCGGGACTTCCTGAGCGTCAGGCATTTGTCCAGGAGCGAGTCACGTGTGTATCTGGGCGGAGCCGCGACGCGGTTGGAGTCTCTTCCGCCTCAGCATGGGTTTGTCAG AGCTGAAGATGGACCCACCTGCATCATCCTGCATCCGCTTCAGGACCGTCCCGACCGCAGTCGCTTCATCTGGCTGCTCAACATGGACGTCAAG GGTTGGCTGCCGCAGTCACTAGTGAACAAGGCTCTTCCTCGAGCACAAGCGGACTTCACTAAACACCTGCGACGAAGGCTGGCCACACAACACCCAGAAAACAAGAGGTGA
- the LOC132121125 gene encoding steroidogenic acute regulatory protein, mitochondrial-like isoform X1: MLRAVLKLCCGITYPHLRSMTGLQRAALAAFGQEIAHVQSRGRMALPAWSSLRWTEKTEPAEQKSAALADEDVFYQRQGEAALNEALKIVESEDGWKLEMAEENGDVIYSKALTGNRKVFRLEAELNASPEELHDILFFRVEEMHEWNPSIRRIKVLKHVSRDTMVTHEVSAETAGNLIGQRDFLSVRHLSRSESRVYLGGAATRLESLPPQHGFVRAEDGPTCIILHPLQDRPDRSRFIWLLNMDVKGWLPQSLVNKALPRAQADFTKHLRRRLATQHPENKR; encoded by the exons ATGCTGCGGGCCGTCCTGAAGCTCTGCTGTGGAATCACATACCCACATCTACGGAGCATGACAG GTCTGCAGCGAGCAGCTCTGGCAGCGTTCGGCCAAGAGATCGCACACGTACAGAGCCGAGGACGAATGGCCCTTCCAGCATGGAGCTCTTTAAGATGGACTGAAA AGACGGAGCCGGCGGAGCAGAAGTCGGCTGCATTGGCCGATGAGGATGTGTTTTATCAGAGACAAGGAGAAGCAGCGCTGAATGAAGCTCTGAAGATCGTGGAGTCGGAGGACGGATGGAAACTGGAGATGGCTGAG GAGAATGGAGATGTGATCTATAGCAAGGCTCTGACGGGCAACAGGAAGGTTTTCAGATTAGAGGCTGAACTGAACGCATCTCCAGAGGAACTTCACGACATCTTATTCTTCAGAGTCGAGGAGATGCACGAATGGAACCCCAGCATCAGACGCATTAAA GTTCTGAAACACGTGAGCAGGGACACCATGGTAACCCACGAGGTGTCGGCGGAGACGGCGGGAAACCTGATTGGCCAGCGGGACTTCCTGAGCGTCAGGCATTTGTCCAGGAGCGAGTCACGTGTGTATCTGGGCGGAGCCGCGACGCGGTTGGAGTCTCTTCCGCCTCAGCATGGGTTTGTCAG AGCTGAAGATGGACCCACCTGCATCATCCTGCATCCGCTTCAGGACCGTCCCGACCGCAGTCGCTTCATCTGGCTGCTCAACATGGACGTCAAG GGTTGGCTGCCGCAGTCACTAGTGAACAAGGCTCTTCCTCGAGCACAAGCGGACTTCACTAAACACCTGCGACGAAGGCTGGCCACACAACACCCAGAAAACAAGAGGTGA